DNA sequence from the Dunckerocampus dactyliophorus isolate RoL2022-P2 chromosome 4, RoL_Ddac_1.1, whole genome shotgun sequence genome:
GAAAAGCTATATTGTATTTGGAGTAAACGCGACTGCtaaaaagaacacaaatgaataaaatctGAGTATTAAAAACCTGTGTTGAGAGATGGGCAGGTTAAAGCATCAAGTGAAGATAATCTACACACTTTTCTTTACAATTAATTACATACTAATCAACATATAGAGTTTGTAAGAGTAATCAGAGGTAGCGAGGTCACAAGCCCATATAAatagacttctttttttttttctcaagggGAGGAAAGCTATACAGACACAAAATAAACGTACCCACTGAACGAATTGTTCAGTCTAAAACACCCTCTTATTAGCCCCTCTAAAAacagcccccccccacccccccaaaccCAAATCCCTCCCCCACCACAAGAAAAATCCCAAGACCTTCCAGTTTAAACATTCACTGAAACATTAAGTTCTTTAAGTAAAACAAGTACCTCAAGAGGTTCCTCTTTGCAAACCAGGATTATTGGTTCCCAGGTGCACGAGCAGGCAAGCGGGGAAAAGAGTGAACGTCCTTTCTGGATTACAGCCATGAAGAGACCTTTTTAAGCATCTTACTTTAAACTAACACCTGACCCAACATGACCCTACCTGGAACCTTCTCTCAGTTAAAGCATGGAGGTTGTCACAAACccagtcccccccccccgtcttACCTGCGCCATCGCTTAACATAAAAGAATATAAAGctgttaaaagtaaaaaaaaaaaaaactctttgttTTTGCTGAATTATTGCCAGTAGTGATTTCATTGGGttattttccatctttttgGTCAGAATAGCGCTGGAGAGCAGAGGGGACTTCTGAAGTTTGGAGAACAACCCGAGAAAAAGCTTTCAAAAAGGTAGAAGAGATGAGGCCTGCTGAGGGGCATGAGGTGGACATCAGGGCTGGACATTACATTGGTACCCACATTCACATTTATCGGCCTTGAAAAGACCACAAGCCACAAAGCTATGACACCACAGCTTTGTGACTTGGGGCAGAGAGACAGttaagagagagaaagaggagtAAACGGTCCCTCTAGAACTCCTGAGAGGTGAGCGCATGTCACTTTAAACTGATGATGAACCAACATCACCACCATTGCCCAGTGTGGCTACAACATTCACTTAGCCAGGGCGTCGTAAACCAAAGGTAATTTGTAGAAGTGTGTTAAACGTGTACATGTGCatttctttgtttgtctttctATTCCCAGAGTTCTTTGGCTTGTTTCTAGGAGGGCGAGGTGTGCATTCTCAGGTGACTGATGAGGTTGCGTTGTTGAGTGAATTTCCCGCCACAGAGCTGGCATTCGTACGGCTTCTCCCCGGAGTGGACGCGCATGTGCTCCGTCAGGCGGTACTGGCGAGTGAAGCGCATGCCGCACTCCTCGCATGCGAAGGGCTTGAGGCCCAGGTGGCTGCGCATGTGGCGCGTCATGGTGCCCCGCTGGGTGAACATCTTGCCGCAGATGTTGCAGGGGAAGGGCCGGGTAAGCCAGTGGCTCTTTTCGTGTTGGCGCAGCGTTGCCGGGTCCTTGTAGCTCTTATTGCAGACGGTGCACTTGAAGGGGCGCGTTTCCGAGCCGAAGTTGGAGGGCCCTACAGGCGTGGAAAGATCCTCGgcctcctcttcatcttcctctttcACGTAGGTGCCCCCTTCCTCTTTGATGTACAACTCATCCTCTGTGTGGGTCTCCACATGAGCGTTGAGCTGCTCTGAGCTGGGAAAGCCTTTTCCACAGGGAATGCACACATAGAGGTTGTCTCCAAATGCTGGTTCAAAACCTTCCTGGCGGTACACATAGTTGGTGTTATGGTGGCCCCTGCCTGTgccccctcctccccctcctgcgCCCTCTCCATCACTTTGACCGCTCTCTTCACTGTGGTCCTGGCCGTTCTCTCCTCCTTCTTCCTCGTCTTTACACTGGAGGGTCTGGTCGGAGTTAAAGCTGCTACCACTGCCCCCACCAGCCCCACCAGAGGAGCGGCCATCCTTTGGTGCCACAATCACTCCATTAACCAGGGGCCTGTCATGATCATCAGACCTCAGTCCTGACGCCTCTTTCTTGGGCCATTCATTCTTGCGCCCACCCTGCCGGGATTTCTTCTGAGGTGGGGGTCCGTCGTGCTGGATGTCCTCGGCTTTACAGTTGAGCTCAGTGGGGTCAGAGCTGCAAATGTCCGTGCCCGGGAGGGTGGTCGAGGAGTCATCCAGCGAGGCACTGTTGGTTGTGGATACTGAGGCAGACTGAGGGGATTCTTGGGAGTTGCTGTGGGGGCTGAGGGCATCTGTGACTGTGCCCGCAGACGGGGGGCTCTTTTTGGTCAGGTCTAGCCCAAGATCGGGCTCACCCGCACTTCCTCCGCTGCTAAGGTTACCGTTACTGCTGCCATTCCCCCCGTTGCCGTTCCTCCCAGAGCTGCCAATAAACATTTCATCATCTGAGAGCTTGTCCCGAAGGCCTTCATCTGGCTGTGGCTGGTCGGCgtctgaaggggtggggggatAGTGGTTGTTGGACCCAGCCGGTGTGGAGGAGGAAAGGCGCTGGTTATTGAGGCGTAAGCGGCTAAGAGGACCTGGAGTGGAGGGTTTCCCTGGAAGAGGTTTCCCACCACTGCGCTTGAGCTTCTTTCTGCACAGGGCAGCGAGGTCGTGGAGCTGGAGGTAGCTGGCTGCAGTTAAGAGGGCACTGAAATTCTGCTCACTACTCTGGTCCGACGAGGACAGCAGCTTACCAGTATAGATGAAGTCCAGAACTTGCCTAAACACAGAAGGGTTAACCATCTCCGTGTCCAGGTTAATGAGGTTATCATGGAGGACCAAAGATTTAAAGTAGATGCTGCTCGCCGCCAGGATGTTCTTGTGGGCACGAAAGAGTGCGTTCTCCACCACGATGATAACATCACACAGGAAGCCCTTGGCTCTCTGCTGGTTGAGTTGCAGCAGCAGTTGTTTGGCATGATTTGGCAGTTCCATTTCCACCTTCCGTCTGTCCTTCCGTCTCGCTCTTCCTACACGAATGCCACCTGAAGCTGTAAACAGAGACAACAAAAAGTTGATAAGTGTTGTGACtcttatcatttaaaaaaaacaatactattaGAATGGTAGCGATTCATTAATTTGCACCAAAATCCATAGAAGCTTAGGTTCAGTTCTTTATTGATCTGGGAAGAAAATTCTCAGTTCTTACTCCTCTCACCTGCCGTTTGTGTgtgctgttaaaggaaaacGTGCAAAATGCCCTATTTTGCAATGTCAACGAAACAAAATCGGAGCTGCACCAAAATTTAACAGGGACAAAGATCGAGCTGACAAAGTCATTGCTTAATCCAACAAACAATAACCAAGAGGTGATAGCATGTGAAAGCAAAGCTTGTTCCTTtaaaacatcaacaaatgtgtCATAGCTGCTACTTTTGAGGACATCCATCTAAACTCTAAAACGCTGTCACAGGGAAATGGGCCAAAATGTGCCACAGAATCacactgcagccaagaaacaggAACCCTTCTGCCACCTCTCATCTtcctttttaaacacatttcaacCATGTGAGGATCAAGTTCTGATGACATTTTGCCACTGGTCTGGCTCAAAGGCCAAAGGGGTGGAGAATAAGAAAGAGTAAAGTAACAacctttctttaaaaaaaaaaaaaaaaaaaaaaatagtgcctcCTCTTTTAGGAGTGAACTCTGGTTCTGGTTTCAGTGGGATGCCCTCTTTGGAAACTGGGCTCGCCCTACTCTCCATTAGGTCATGGTAATGTCAGCTCT
Encoded proteins:
- the hic2 gene encoding hypermethylated in cancer 2 protein, with amino-acid sequence MELPNHAKQLLLQLNQQRAKGFLCDVIIVVENALFRAHKNILAASSIYFKSLVLHDNLINLDTEMVNPSVFRQVLDFIYTGKLLSSSDQSSEQNFSALLTAASYLQLHDLAALCRKKLKRSGGKPLPGKPSTPGPLSRLRLNNQRLSSSTPAGSNNHYPPTPSDADQPQPDEGLRDKLSDDEMFIGSSGRNGNGGNGSSNGNLSSGGSAGEPDLGLDLTKKSPPSAGTVTDALSPHSNSQESPQSASVSTTNSASLDDSSTTLPGTDICSSDPTELNCKAEDIQHDGPPPQKKSRQGGRKNEWPKKEASGLRSDDHDRPLVNGVIVAPKDGRSSGGAGGGSGSSFNSDQTLQCKDEEEGGENGQDHSEESGQSDGEGAGGGGGGTGRGHHNTNYVYRQEGFEPAFGDNLYVCIPCGKGFPSSEQLNAHVETHTEDELYIKEEGGTYVKEEDEEEAEDLSTPVGPSNFGSETRPFKCTVCNKSYKDPATLRQHEKSHWLTRPFPCNICGKMFTQRGTMTRHMRSHLGLKPFACEECGMRFTRQYRLTEHMRVHSGEKPYECQLCGGKFTQQRNLISHLRMHTSPS